The DNA sequence CCGCGCCTCTGATGAAGTAGGGTTCGCCTTCCCGATAAATCGAGTAGTGGCCATTGTCGTCCTGTTTGAGGGTCGCCGGAACGGCCTGGGTGTCGGTGGATGGCTGCTCGGCCGTGTCGGTTGGACCGCAGGCGCTTAACGCCAAAAGGCCGCTTAGCAGCAGAAGCATTTTTGTATTCATTCGGTATCTCTCTTGTTATGGCATGACCGGATCGGTTTCCGTCGGGCAATTGTTATGGCAGATGGTCAGAGTGACAAGAGATGGGCGTAAAGTGGGACCTGAAAACCGCAAGGTGGGAAGTGGGACGCGAGGGTTTAGGCATTTCCCGCAGATATGGTGCGACTGCTGGCACTCAGCTTTCTTTTTTAAGACGATTTGGTTATATTTTGGTTATTCCCTCATTGGAAAATAAAGCCCAGATTTGGGTTCAATAATAATCTCGCCAGTTTTTGCGTGCCCGGAAGTTATCGCAACAGGCGGTCCCTGGTGCCCGGTGTCATGCCGGTTAAGGAGCCTTTTCCTTGAACGATCACTTCTCTCCCGCAAACCCTCAGACTGATCAGCAGGCCAGCTTGCCCTTTCCTGCCTTGAAAGGCGAGGAGCTCCATGCTTATAACGAGCTGGTCAGCACGCTCTATCGCAGCCTGCACAATAACGCCGGTTTTCAGCATTTTTTTGATGCTTTCCAGAAGCATTTCAAGGCGCTGCAAGGTGGCATTCTGGGTGTCACTGCCAACCCGCAACGCATCGTGTACGGCTGGACCTTTGGTTACCCGGATGGGTTTGAGGAGTGGTACATCAACAGTGACCTGCCCGAGCGGGATGAAGCGCTGACGCGCTATGTTCAGTTGCCGCCACGCCAGTTCGATTCATTTTTAAGGGGCGATGTCAGCCGTACCATCCTTGATATTCTGGGGCCGGAAAGCCGAGCCTGGGCCGAATCGGTAGGCATGGGTGATAGCACGGGTATGTTGGTGACCCGGGAAGATGGCGTCAATGTGGTGTTCATGGCCAACCGCCATCAAGACCACGGTCCCTACACCGACAGTGAGCTGTTGCAAATGAATCTGTTGGCACCGCACATCGAAAATGCCGTTGCCCTTCACTTGAAACTGTATCAATCCAGCAGCGATAACGAGAACCTGGCCATGGCGCTCAACCATGTGCATAAGCCTCTGATGGTATTCAATGCCTTGGGTAATGTGGCCGAAGCCAACAACGCCGCCAGAGCCTTGCTGGACAGCACAGGTAATCTGTTTGTTGGTGAGGACCGGCGGCTGCATAGTCGTGACAGACGCATGACCCGTAAGCTGCATGACGCCATAACCACATGTATTGTGCTCTCCCATAAAGGCGTTCTGGAGTCGCAGACTCTGTTTATCCAAAACGGCCAAGCGCGTGTGTCCGTCTGTCTGACACCTCTGGTCACCGAACACCCGGAAAACAATGGTGTGCTGGCAGAGCTGTTCAGTTTCGACACCACTCTGTCCCCCGACCTCGACAAGTTACAGTCTCTGTTTCAATGTTCACCGGCAGAGGCTGCGGTCGCCGGCGGTTTGATGAGGGGGCTCAGCACTAACGATATTGCCGAGGAGCGACATATATCCATTCATACCGCCCGCCAGCATATCAAGAGTCTGCTGGCCAAGAATGGCTATCGAAAGCAGACTGAGCTGGTCTCAATGTTGGTGCGGGCGCTCGGCTGATTCGACTGTCTTTCAGCCTTGTTTTGGGGGCGTGTAGCGGTAGTGGCTACTCTTCGACCCATTCCCAGCGAACCGGCTGCCCGAAATCATCCAGAATCATTTTCTTCCGGGGGCGCTTGGGTTTGGGGCGCTTGGGCGCGGGGATCGGGTGCTTGCGGGATTCCACCCGGGCGACCACTTCGGTCATGGGGGTCCGTCCGGCGAGGGGGTTTTCGCTGGCGCGGGGCGTGAACAGGGGGGTAAGAGGCCCCTTGGGGTCGATGCGACCACTCAGGCCGCGGGGTACTTCCTTCACCTTGCCGCCGGAGCGCAAATACTCTTCCAGCTGTTGGTCGAGCTCGGCGCGGATTTCACGTTTGGTCTTGGTGGGTTTCATAACACTCGCGGCAGGAAAATCGGGCCAATCAACAAGAATACCAGCCTGCCGCCGGGGCGGCAAACCCGGCGGGCTCGCATCTGCTGCGGCCTTTGGGTAAACTGCCCGCTGTTAAAGCCCCCGTCAGCGCCACCGGCCCGGAAGTTCATGACCGACGACAGTCTCCGTATTACCGAAATCTTTTACTCCCTGCAGGGCGAGGCCCGGACCTTGGGGCGCCCGACGGTGTTTGTGCGCCTGACCGGTTGCCCCCTGCGCTGTCATTACTGCGATTCCGAGTACGCCTTTCACGGCGGCGAGCGTATGACGCTGGCGAGTATCCTGGAGCAGGTGGCCGGCTATCAGCCCCAATACATCTGCGTGACCGGCGGCGAACCTCTGGCCCAGCCGAACTGCCTGCCGCTGCTCACACAGCTGTGTGATGCCGGTTACTCGGTATCCCTGGAAACCAGTGGCGCCATGCCCCTGGATGAGGCGGACACGCGGGTCAGTCGGGTGATGGATCTGAAAACGCCGGACTCCGGGGAGCTCGACAAAAACCGCTGGGAGAACATCCCCCTGCTGCAGCCCCACGACCAGGTGAAGTTCGTGCTGTGCAGCCGGGGCGATTATGAATGGGCCAAGTTCAAGTTGGATGAGTACCGCCTGGCCGAGCGGGTCGATGATGTCCTGTTCTCCCCGAGCTTCGGGCAGCTCGAACCGCGCCAGTTGGCCGACTGGATTGTCGAGGACAACCTGCCGGTGCGCTTCCAGATCCAGATTCACAAGCTGCTCTGGGGCGACGCCCCGGGGTACTGATTGAGGAGCAGCCATCATGGCGAACCCGAAAGCGGTCATTCTGGTCTCTGGTGGCCTCGACTCCACCACGGCTCTGGCCATCGCCCGCAGCGAGGGCTACGACTGTTACACCATCAGCTTCGACTATGGCCAGCGTCACCGGGCCGAGTTGCACGCGGCTGAGCTCACGGCGCGAGCCGGGGGCGCGATTGAGCATAAAGTCGTGAAACTGGACCTGCAGAGCATCGGTGGCTCCGCGCTGACCGATGACTCCATCGCAGTACCGGAAACGGAGGGCGAGGGCATCCCGGTCACCTACGTGCCGGCACGCAATACCATCTTCCTGTCCATTGCGCTCGGCTGGGCCGAGGTGCTGGGCGCCAATGACATTTTTATTGGCGTCAATGCGGTGGATTATTCGGGTTACCCGGACTGCCGGCCGGAGTATGTGGCGGCCTACGAAGCCATGGCGAACCTGGCTACCAAGTCCGGCGTAGAAGGGCAGAAGTTGCATATCCGGGCGCCGTTGATGCGCTGGTCAAAGGGCGAGATCATCCGCCAGGGCCAGTCGTTGGGCGTGGATTACGCGCTGACGGTGTCCTGTTATCAGGCCAACGAGGCCGGCGAAGCCTGCGGCCGCTGCGACAGTTGCCGGTTGCGGCGCGCCGGATTTGAAGAGGCCGGGGTTCCGGATCCGACCCGCTACCGGGCAGGCTAAGCCGGGAGGCCGGGTTAAGCTGTTGGTTTGTTTGGCGTTTTTTTGCCTTTTTCTTTCAAAAGCGCTTGTTTTTTTTGTCTGAATCTTTATCATACGCGCCTCTTTGGGTCGTTAGCTCAGTTGGTAGAGCAGTTGGCTTTTAACCAATTGGTCGCTGGTTCGAATCCAGCACGACCCACCATCTTCGAAAATCCGGATGCCACCAGGCATCACCTCGCCAGTTTTGGGTCGTTAGCTCAGTTGGTAGAGCAGTTGGCTTTTAACCAATTGGTCGCTGGTTCGAATCCAGCACGACCCACCATTTTCGCCCCGTGAATTAACACACAGCTTTTGCGAGCTTGTTACTCCGAATCTGAGTGCTGCGGGTGTGTATACCATTGTGAGACACGCCGTAAACCCATGACGTGAAGGGATTCACTAATGCCGTGGTGGCATGGATGCCATAGAGCGGCCCATGGGGGCTCATCACCCGCCGTCCAGGCGGGTGACGGTCTCACAATGGTATACACACCCTCCGCTGCGACGAGCGTAACGTTGCTTGGAGATAGCGCGTTTCGTATTTATGGACTTTAGATGCCAGGCACAAGGTTGCTATTCCCATGGAGGCCCGGGGAGGGGTAGACCGTTTGTAGACTCTCGGAGACATGGATGTCGACGAGAAGCCCCCATGGATGGGTTCACGGCGGGTCTACAAACGGTCTACCCCTCCCCGGGCCGGACTCGGATATATACGTGTCAGCCACCAACTGTCACTCAATAAAAGGAATGTAGGGCGGGGGAGGGTGTCAAAAGAAGTAGCTTTGGGGCACTTTTCATCCCTGTGGTATTATGTCGCCCCAACCCGCTACAGGGGTACATGTGAGGTGATTCTATGACCGCGGACAATGTAATCGTGACCGAAACCGCCCGGAAAACCCCGGAAGAACTGGTTCGGGAACACCTGGACCGCGCCTGGAGTGCCCCCCGGTATACCCCCGAACAAGAAGCAGAATACCGCGAGCGTATTAAAGCGTTGTTACAGAAACACAACGCCGTGCTGGTGGCCCACTACTACACCGACCCCATGATCCAGGCGCTCGCCGAAGAGACCGGGGGCTGCGTGGCCGACTCTCTGGAAATGGCCCGGTTCGGTAAAGAACATCCCGCCCAGACCCTGATTGTGGCCGGGGTGAAGTTCATGGGTGAGACCGCCAAAATTCTCACCCCGGAAAAGCGTGTGCTCATGCCCACGCTGGAAGCCACCTGCTCCCTGGATCTCGGCTGTCCCGCCGATCAGTTTTCCGAATTCTGTGATCAACACCCGGATCGCACCGTGGTGGTGTACGCCAATACCTCCGCGGCGGTAAAAGCCCGAGCTGATTGGGTGGTGACCTCCAGCATCGCGAAGGATGTGGTCGACTATCTCGATCAGAAGGGCGAGAAGATTCTCTGGGCGCCGGACAAGCATCTGGGCGATTACGTGCAGCGCGAGACCGGGGCCGATGTGTTGCTCTGGGACGGTGCCTGCATTGTGCATGAGGAGTTCAAGGCCCGTGGCCTGGAAGACCTCAAGGCGCTCTATCCCGAGGCGGCGGTGCTGGTGCACCCGGAGTCGCCGGAGCCGGTGGTGGCGCTGGCCGATGTGGTGGGCTCCACCTCGCAGCTGATCAAGGCTGCCCAGGAACTGCCCAATCAGGAGTTCATCGTGGCGACGGACCAGGGCATTTTTTACAAGATGCAGCAGCTGTGTCCGGACAAGACGTTTCATGTGGCGCCCACTGCCGGCAGCGGCGCGACCTGTCGCAGTTGTGCGAACTGCCCCTGGATGGCGATGAACGTGCTGGAAAACCTGGCGAGTGTCTTCGAACAGGACGATAACGAGATTCATGTGGACCCGGAATTGGCCCGCAAGGCCATGATTCCGCTCCAGCGGATGCTCGATTTCCGCAAATAAACCCCGGAAAGGGCCTGAATCCGGGCGCGCCGCTTGTGTCGTGGAGCGCCCCTCAGTACCATTGCGCCTTTGTGTTTCCCGCCCATGCCACGGTCACCGGCGCGCCGTGCGAACCCTCGGCAGGCGATGAAGTCAGAACCTACACGTTATAGTCAAGCTATTGGAGCTCCCGCGCATGATACAAGGCAGCATGGTCGCCCTGGTCACTCCCATGACCCCCGACAATTCCCTGGACTGGCCCGCCCTGCGCAAATTGGTGGACTGGCATCTGGAGCAGGGCACCAATGCGCTGGTGGCGGTAGGTACCACCGGTGAGTCGGCCACGCTGGATATCGACGAGCACCTGGCGGTCATCAAGGCGGTGGTGGAGCAGGTGGCTGGGCGGATTCCGGTCATTGCCGGCACCGGCGCCAACTCCCTGACCGAAGCGCTGGAGCTGACCCACGGCGCAAAAGCTGCCGGGGCCGATGCCTGCCTGCTGGTGACTCCCTACTACAACAAGCCGACCCAGGAAGGCCTGTACCTGTTCCATAAAACCATCGCCGAGGCGGTGGATATTCCCCAGTACCTCTACAATGTGCCCGGCCGCACCGGCGTGGACATGTTGCCGGAGACGGTGTTGCGACTGGCCGCGATCTCCAATATCAAAGGCATCAAGGAAGCCACGGGCGATATGGTGCGGGCGAAAACCCTGATTGAGCAGTCGCCGGAGGACTTCATCATCATCTCCGGGGACGATGCGACGGCCGTGGAATTGATGATTTTGGGTGGCAAAGGGGATATTTCCGTTACGGCGAATGTCGTACCCCAGGCCATTGCGGAACTCTGCGCGCTGGCGATTGAAGGTCGGGCGGAGGAAGCCCGGGCACTGAACGAACGGCTGATGCCACTGCACCAGGCCATGTTCCTGGAGGCCAACCCGATTCCGGTGAAGTGGGCGTTGATGCAGATGGGGCGGATTCAGTCCGGCATCCGTCTGCCCATGACGCCACTGTCCGAGCGGTTCCATGAGCAGGTGACCGAGGCGCTCCGGGAGGCGGGCCTGGTCTGAGTGGTTGCCAGAAATAGATAACAGAGGTTCGCACAACTCACTGGAGAGTTTGGAATTTTATGCGCATTGTGTATTGGTTGTTGGTCGGGCTCAGTTTCACGCTGTCCGGCTGTAGTGCCCTGTTTGGAGAAGAGGGCTATTTCCGGAACCGCGAGGATGACTATCTTAAAGCCGCGAGTCTGGATCCCCTGAAGGTTCCCGATCATCTGAACGCTGAGACCGTGGGGAAGCTGTATGAAGTGCCAGAGCTGACTCAGGAAGACGTCGCCTACGCTCAGGACACCCAAGAATTTGAGGCACCGCGCCCGGAAGCCCTGTCGGCCACCGCGCTGGTGGAGCGGGTGAAAATCCAGCGGCTGGATGACGACCGCTGGATTCTGGTCAACGTCGACCCGGCGGAACTCTGGCCTCGTATTCGGGCCTTCCTGGCCGACAATAACCTGCAGGTGGCGTCCACGGATACCGACTTGGGGTTGATGGAAACCAGCTGGCTGTCGTTCAAGGATGACCCGGATCGTATCGACCGCTATCGCATCCGCATTGATCGCGGGGTTCAGCCGGACACCAGTGAGATTCACGTGCTGCACATGAGCCTGGATCGCGATGAAGCCACCCAGGCGCAGCTCAGCCAGTGGCCGGCCGCCTCCAGCAGCAAGGAGCGTGAAACCTGGATGGTTGATGAGTTGGCCGCAAACCTGGCCGCCGAAGATCTCGGCGCGGCCGGTGGTACCTCGCTGATTGCCCGGAATATCGGTGGTGCGGTCAAAGCCCGCATCACCAGCGTTGACAGCGAGCCGGTGCTCGAGCTCGAGCTGGCCCGAAGCCGGGCGTTGGCCACCCTGACCCACTCGGCCGAACAGGAAGGCTTTACCATTTATGACAGTGACCCGGCCTCGGGCGTGTTCTATCTGGGGTATCGCGAACCGCCGGAGAGCCCGCCGGGCTGGTTGGCCCGTCTGTTCGGGGCGGAAGAGAACCCCCAACCGCCGGAAACGCCTTACAGCCTGGCCGATCTGCGAGAGGTCTTGCCGGACAACCTGTTGACCATGCCCGCGCAGGCGGAAGCCGCCCGGGAGCGGGCTCCCAAGGCTCCGGGACACCTGTTGATCTTTACTGAGCAGTCCGATGGCCTGTATCATGTGCGATTGCGCACCGCCTATGGGGAGCGGATGTCGGCGCGTAAGACCCGGGAAATGCTCTCGGTACTGCGTAAGAATCTGATTTAAAGGACGATCGATTCAAGAGCCGCTGGCATTGGCGGCTTGTGGGTCTTCAAAAACGCCAGCGAACCGGTTTCGCTGGCGTTTTTGCTGGGGCTTGCTTATTCTGAAAGAAAGCCGTAAAACAGAATTATTGATTATTTGGGCATAATGGCGTTCGGCCGTTACCCAGCGTGAACCTTCGGGGACTGGCTATTCAGCCGCCGGAATGGCTCGGGGCGGAGACCCGCCCCGACATTGACAGGAAAAGGAGCTCACCGTGATTGATCGTCGGCAATATGAGCGGACCTCCGCCAGCATACGTGTGGAGATGACCCACCCCAGCTTTGGCACCATCGTGGGTTTTACCCAGGATATTTCCGATGGTGGGGCCCGGGTATTGATTGAAAACCAGCCCAAGCCACCGGTGGGAACCCTGGTGATGGTCCGGTTTCGCAAGATGGTGGGGCCGATTAACGATGAGCCGGTACAGATGCGGGTGATGCATCAGCTGCGCAACACCGTGGGCCTGATGTTTGATTCCGGCAGTTGAGCCGTCCGACCCGTCAGCTTGCCTCGGTGCAGTGCTCAGGCAGGCGAACCTTTCCCTCTGCATTGTCGGCCAGTTGCCGGGCATCCCTGCACTCAAGCGCCGTATTCCCCCGCAAATCCACCTCCTTCAGGCGTAACAGCGACAATAGTGGCTCGGCGGATCTGATCTGATTGTTTTCCAGCAACAGCACTTCCAGTCTCGACAGCGTTCTCAGTTCAGCGACGTCCTCAAGCGGGTTGTCATTCAGGCTGATGGCCCGCAGGGCGGTAAAGGTGGACAGGCCCGCCAGTGATTCGATGCCGGCACTGCTGCAGTTCAGTTGGGTCAGTTGAGTGGCCTCGGTCACCTGCTGATCTTCGATGGTCTGTTGCACGCAATCGTGCAGCGCAGCGTCGGGCAGGCGGAAGTCGGTAAACAGTGTCGGCGGGTTGTACACCGGGTTGTCGTTGATGCTCACCGCATAGCCGGTGCAAGCGGTCAGTGCCGTCGCTGTCATTAAAATCATCCAAATGCGAAAAGTGTGCGCTAGACTGTTGCTGTGAACCATGGCTCTGCCTATAGTGTCGAAACCTGAACTGCAATCAATGATGGCAGTTGGAGGCGGGAAAAGCTACCGGGTTCCCGTCGGTTTGAGTCTTCCGCTAGGGCGGGCTTTTACGTTTTTGGAATTTAATGATAGAGGAATAGCAATGAAACGTTTGCTGGCTTTGTGTGCAATCTTCACTCTCGCAGCTTGTACCACAACCGATCCCTACACCGGGGAAGAAAAAACCAGTAATACCGCCAAGGGGGCTGGCATTGGTGCCGTAGCGGGTGCCATTATCGGCGCGGCTTCCGCCAGTAAGAGCGATCGCAAAAAAGGCGCCCTGACCGGTGCCGCCGCCGGTGCGGCGATCGGGGGTGGTGTCGGTAACTACATGGACCGTCAGGAAGCCAAGCTGCGTGATGAGCTTCAGGGTTCCGGTGTGCAGGTTCGTCGTGAAGGCGATCGTCTGTACCTGATCATGCCCGGCAACATTACCTTCGCTACTGGCCGCTACGAAATCCGCTCGGATTTCTACAGCGTGCTGGATTCGGTGGCCAAAGTACTGGCCGAGTTCGATCAGACCGCCATCAAGGTCAGTGGTCATACCGACTCTACCGGTGGTGATCAGCTCAACCAGACCCTGAGTGAGCAGCGCGCCGCCAGTGTGCGCGATTACCTGATCCGCCGCGATGTGGCCGCCGGTCGTATCCAGGCCTACGGCTATGGTCCGCGCTATCCGGTGGCCAGCAACAGCACCGCCGAAGGCCGTGCCGCCAACCGTCGGGTAGAGCTCGAATTGCTGCCCATGCAGTAAGCGAGTTTGACGAGCGCAGGGACGCGCTCCGCATTCCCTCTTGATTGATGATGTGTGCCTTTCCCGGCACAGTCCCGCCCAGTTTTCTGCCCTGATGAAGCGACTGCTATGAACACCTTATCGGCGACCTGGCCGCTGGTTGTTATTGCCCAGTCTTCCGACTCCCGAGCGGAAGCGGCGGCGACGGCCCGCGAACTGGATGTCCCTCTGCTGATCAATGCCGAGCCGGAGCAGCTCTCCGAGCCAACCTTTGCCCTGGTGTATGACGACCACGGCCTGGCCTTACACCACACCGGACGCAAGGTCCCCGGGCCGGTTCAGGTGGACTTCCTGGGCGGGGCGGTGGATCATCGGCGCCGCTTTGGGGGCGGCAAAGGGCAGATGATCGCCAAGGCGGTGGGATTAAAGCCGCATGTATTCCCACACGTGCTGGACCTGACCGCGGGGCTGGGGCGGGATGCGTTTGTGCTCGCCTCGCTGGGTTGCCGTGTGCAACTGTGGGAGCGTTCGCCGGTGGTTTATCGGTTGTTGGCGGACGGTCTGGCGCGCGCCAGGCGGGGCGCCGAGCAGAGCGGTGACGGCGACCTGATGGAGATTCTCGGGCGCATGTCTCTGCAATTGGGTGACGGCGCAAGTTACCTTGCATCACTTGCTGAGGGCGACCCGGTGCGTCCCGATGTCATCTATCTGGACCCAATGTTTCCCGAGCGCCAAAAATCAGCCGATGTGAAAAAAGAAATGCGGGCGTTTCATACCCTGGTGGGGGCGGATGCCGATGCCGATGATCTGTTGGCACCGGCGTTGGCAAAGGCGCGCTACCGGGTCGTGGTCAAGCGGCCCCGCAAGGCGCCGGATCTGGCTGGACGGGCGCCCGGGCACCGGATTGAGGGCAAGAGCAGCCGGTTTGACGTCTATGCGCTGCACAAACTGCCAGAGCGCCTTAATGATGAATAGTCAGAGCGCGCCGGGGTGACCGGTCCTAGGCCTCTTCCACCGACAGCCGCATCGACAGGTCCAGAGCTCTGCAGTGTTTGGTCAGAGCGCCGATGGATATGTAGTCCACCCCGGTATTGGCCAGGGTGGGCAGTGTCGCGTCGGTCACATTGCCCGACGCTTCCAGTTTGGCCCGTCCACGGTTGCGGGATACCGCGACGGTCAGGTCCTCTGGCGAGAAATTGTCGAGCATGACAATGTCGGCGCCGGCCGTCAGAGCCTGTTCCAACTGCTCCAGTGATTCCACTTCCACCTCCACCGGCGTCTCCGGGGCGATTTCCCGCGCTTTACTGACAGCCTCGGCGATACCGCCGCAGGCGGCGATGTGGTTCTCTTTGATCAGGAACGCATCGAATAAACCGACCCGGTGATTCGCACAGCCCCCACAGCCCACGGCGTACTTCTGGGCCAGGCGCAGTCCGGGCAGGGTTTTGCGGGTATCCAGCAGAGTGACCGGTGCGTCCTTGACCTTTTGTGCGTAAGCGGCACTGACGCTGGCGGTGCCGGATAACGTCTGCACGAAGTTCAGAGCGGTGCGCTCTCCCGTGAGCAGTGCTCGGGCATTCCCGCTTAACTCGAACAGCAACTGGTCCGGCTTTACCGAATCCCCGTCCTGAACGTGCCAGGTGATCCGGGTGTCCGGGTCGAGTTGCCGGAACACTTCCTCCACCCAGGGGCGACCGCAAAAGCAGCCCGCCTCGCGGGTGATGACCCGGGCGTGGGCGACCCGCTCGGCGGGAATCAGAAGGGCATTGATATCGCCGCTGCCAATGTCCTCGGCCAGCGCGGCACGGACGTTGGCCTCGATGGCCCGTTGCAGGTCGGGATTGAGTTCGGTCATGGAGTCAGTCACCTTGGTAACGCAGAGTGAGGCGGTCGCCTTGCTGGCGGAATTCTACCTGTCCGAGGGCGCTCATGCCCAGCAGTACCTGGTCACCGCCCATGGCGGGGTTGATGCTGGCGCTGACGTCGCGCAGTTGGATGGTGCCGAGCTCCAGGCGTTCGAGTCGGGTGGCGCGCACTTCAATTCGGCCGTTGGCGGTCATGGCCCACTGCCGGGCTCCGGCCCGCAGGCCCGCGCGTTCGGCCAGGTCCTGGCTGACGACCACGTCCGTGGCACCGGTATCGAGCAGAAAAGTGGCTTCCTCTCCGTTGATCTGTCCGGGAACCACATAGTGTCCCGACCGGTTGCGACGCAACACGACCTCCTGAACGCCATTGACGACCTGGCCCTGGATCGAGCGGTTGGGGTTGTCCTTGCGGTCTTCCCAAATGCCAAAGGCCCAGGTGAGCAGTGCGAGCCCGATGATCCAGGCTGCAACCAGCATGCCGCGTCCGGCCTGCTGGCCGGGCATTTGCTCCTGTGTCATAACTGCCCC is a window from the Marinimicrobium koreense genome containing:
- the dapA gene encoding 4-hydroxy-tetrahydrodipicolinate synthase; this translates as MIQGSMVALVTPMTPDNSLDWPALRKLVDWHLEQGTNALVAVGTTGESATLDIDEHLAVIKAVVEQVAGRIPVIAGTGANSLTEALELTHGAKAAGADACLLVTPYYNKPTQEGLYLFHKTIAEAVDIPQYLYNVPGRTGVDMLPETVLRLAAISNIKGIKEATGDMVRAKTLIEQSPEDFIIISGDDATAVELMILGGKGDISVTANVVPQAIAELCALAIEGRAEEARALNERLMPLHQAMFLEANPIPVKWALMQMGRIQSGIRLPMTPLSERFHEQVTEALREAGLV
- a CDS encoding retropepsin-like aspartic protease family protein; amino-acid sequence: MTQEQMPGQQAGRGMLVAAWIIGLALLTWAFGIWEDRKDNPNRSIQGQVVNGVQEVVLRRNRSGHYVVPGQINGEEATFLLDTGATDVVVSQDLAERAGLRAGARQWAMTANGRIEVRATRLERLELGTIQLRDVSASINPAMGGDQVLLGMSALGQVEFRQQGDRLTLRYQGD
- the queC gene encoding 7-cyano-7-deazaguanine synthase QueC, yielding MANPKAVILVSGGLDSTTALAIARSEGYDCYTISFDYGQRHRAELHAAELTARAGGAIEHKVVKLDLQSIGGSALTDDSIAVPETEGEGIPVTYVPARNTIFLSIALGWAEVLGANDIFIGVNAVDYSGYPDCRPEYVAAYEAMANLATKSGVEGQKLHIRAPLMRWSKGEIIRQGQSLGVDYALTVSCYQANEAGEACGRCDSCRLRRAGFEEAGVPDPTRYRAG
- a CDS encoding PilZ domain-containing protein, whose translation is MIDRRQYERTSASIRVEMTHPSFGTIVGFTQDISDGGARVLIENQPKPPVGTLVMVRFRKMVGPINDEPVQMRVMHQLRNTVGLMFDSGS
- a CDS encoding class I SAM-dependent methyltransferase yields the protein MNTLSATWPLVVIAQSSDSRAEAAATARELDVPLLINAEPEQLSEPTFALVYDDHGLALHHTGRKVPGPVQVDFLGGAVDHRRRFGGGKGQMIAKAVGLKPHVFPHVLDLTAGLGRDAFVLASLGCRVQLWERSPVVYRLLADGLARARRGAEQSGDGDLMEILGRMSLQLGDGASYLASLAEGDPVRPDVIYLDPMFPERQKSADVKKEMRAFHTLVGADADADDLLAPALAKARYRVVVKRPRKAPDLAGRAPGHRIEGKSSRFDVYALHKLPERLNDE
- a CDS encoding OmpA family protein — its product is MKRLLALCAIFTLAACTTTDPYTGEEKTSNTAKGAGIGAVAGAIIGAASASKSDRKKGALTGAAAGAAIGGGVGNYMDRQEAKLRDELQGSGVQVRREGDRLYLIMPGNITFATGRYEIRSDFYSVLDSVAKVLAEFDQTAIKVSGHTDSTGGDQLNQTLSEQRAASVRDYLIRRDVAAGRIQAYGYGPRYPVASNSTAEGRAANRRVELELLPMQ
- a CDS encoding protein phosphatase 1 regulatory subunit 42 translates to MTATALTACTGYAVSINDNPVYNPPTLFTDFRLPDAALHDCVQQTIEDQQVTEATQLTQLNCSSAGIESLAGLSTFTALRAISLNDNPLEDVAELRTLSRLEVLLLENNQIRSAEPLLSLLRLKEVDLRGNTALECRDARQLADNAEGKVRLPEHCTEAS
- the nadA gene encoding quinolinate synthase NadA → MTADNVIVTETARKTPEELVREHLDRAWSAPRYTPEQEAEYRERIKALLQKHNAVLVAHYYTDPMIQALAEETGGCVADSLEMARFGKEHPAQTLIVAGVKFMGETAKILTPEKRVLMPTLEATCSLDLGCPADQFSEFCDQHPDRTVVVYANTSAAVKARADWVVTSSIAKDVVDYLDQKGEKILWAPDKHLGDYVQRETGADVLLWDGACIVHEEFKARGLEDLKALYPEAAVLVHPESPEPVVALADVVGSTSQLIKAAQELPNQEFIVATDQGIFYKMQQLCPDKTFHVAPTAGSGATCRSCANCPWMAMNVLENLASVFEQDDNEIHVDPELARKAMIPLQRMLDFRK
- the queE gene encoding 7-carboxy-7-deazaguanine synthase QueE, with product MTDDSLRITEIFYSLQGEARTLGRPTVFVRLTGCPLRCHYCDSEYAFHGGERMTLASILEQVAGYQPQYICVTGGEPLAQPNCLPLLTQLCDAGYSVSLETSGAMPLDEADTRVSRVMDLKTPDSGELDKNRWENIPLLQPHDQVKFVLCSRGDYEWAKFKLDEYRLAERVDDVLFSPSFGQLEPRQLADWIVEDNLPVRFQIQIHKLLWGDAPGY
- a CDS encoding helix-turn-helix transcriptional regulator; protein product: MNDHFSPANPQTDQQASLPFPALKGEELHAYNELVSTLYRSLHNNAGFQHFFDAFQKHFKALQGGILGVTANPQRIVYGWTFGYPDGFEEWYINSDLPERDEALTRYVQLPPRQFDSFLRGDVSRTILDILGPESRAWAESVGMGDSTGMLVTREDGVNVVFMANRHQDHGPYTDSELLQMNLLAPHIENAVALHLKLYQSSSDNENLAMALNHVHKPLMVFNALGNVAEANNAARALLDSTGNLFVGEDRRLHSRDRRMTRKLHDAITTCIVLSHKGVLESQTLFIQNGQARVSVCLTPLVTEHPENNGVLAELFSFDTTLSPDLDKLQSLFQCSPAEAAVAGGLMRGLSTNDIAEERHISIHTARQHIKSLLAKNGYRKQTELVSMLVRALG
- the nadC gene encoding carboxylating nicotinate-nucleotide diphosphorylase; its protein translation is MTELNPDLQRAIEANVRAALAEDIGSGDINALLIPAERVAHARVITREAGCFCGRPWVEEVFRQLDPDTRITWHVQDGDSVKPDQLLFELSGNARALLTGERTALNFVQTLSGTASVSAAYAQKVKDAPVTLLDTRKTLPGLRLAQKYAVGCGGCANHRVGLFDAFLIKENHIAACGGIAEAVSKAREIAPETPVEVEVESLEQLEQALTAGADIVMLDNFSPEDLTVAVSRNRGRAKLEASGNVTDATLPTLANTGVDYISIGALTKHCRALDLSMRLSVEEA
- the bamC gene encoding outer membrane protein assembly factor BamC, whose amino-acid sequence is MRIVYWLLVGLSFTLSGCSALFGEEGYFRNREDDYLKAASLDPLKVPDHLNAETVGKLYEVPELTQEDVAYAQDTQEFEAPRPEALSATALVERVKIQRLDDDRWILVNVDPAELWPRIRAFLADNNLQVASTDTDLGLMETSWLSFKDDPDRIDRYRIRIDRGVQPDTSEIHVLHMSLDRDEATQAQLSQWPAASSSKERETWMVDELAANLAAEDLGAAGGTSLIARNIGGAVKARITSVDSEPVLELELARSRALATLTHSAEQEGFTIYDSDPASGVFYLGYREPPESPPGWLARLFGAEENPQPPETPYSLADLREVLPDNLLTMPAQAEAARERAPKAPGHLLIFTEQSDGLYHVRLRTAYGERMSARKTREMLSVLRKNLI